The Endozoicomonas sp. 4G DNA segment CCGTAGCTGTTGATGTGGCCCGGCCGTTCGACTTTATTATGTCCGACCATTCCCAGGCCCTGGTTGTGGAAGGGGGGCTGGTTCATCAGCCTAATCCCCATGTTTATGGCGACAACAATATGACTGGTAGTAAACCCGGCGTAAACTTGGCCTGCTTGTCGGAAACCATCGTACTGGCCCTGGGCCGAGCATCGGGCCACTATAGCATCGGCAAATCACTCGACCACGGTCAAGCTAAGGCTATTCGCCAACAGGCCGGAGCGCATGATTTTCATCCGATGTTATGGAAGAAGTCCGAGCAAAAAATCGAGGTGGGTGAATGACGGATGTTGTCGAGGCTTTATCGGAAAACGGACAGGGTCGTCAGGTCGAAGATAGCCGGGAACGGGAGTGCTGCCGGGACAGGGATCACTGGATCTCAAGCTATGGTAAGCACCCGTTGTCGCCCTTATTGTATAATCGGGATATCAGGTTGTTTTTTCCCGAAGAGCCGGAGCAAGGCTGCCTGGGTTATTTTGTGCACCAAAAGATCCGTTTTGTTATCGGTGGATTGTTGTGCGCCCCGGAGCGCAAACCGGCTCTGCTGGATGCGTGGCTGACCAGGGTGAAACGGCAGGGGAAGATAACAGTGTTTCTGCACGCCGACCCGGAAGATTATCGCCTGCTCGCCGAGCGGGGTTATTACATTAACCGGATCGGCTCGAGTTACAGCATCGACCTGCGGAAGTACTCGCTGGCCGGCAAACGTTTCCAGCAGCTGCGCAACAAGGTCAATAAGAGCCGTAAAGCCGGTGTGACCGTACGCCTGATTGATAATCGGGACGATTTTTTCGCGATTCTGCCCGAGATGAAACGGATAAACAGCGAGTGGTTGGCGGATAAAAAAACCAAGTTGCTCAAACATCTGGTCACGGGTTTCAGCGGTATCCGGATTCCGTCATCCCGTTACCGCCTGCTGGTTGCGGAACGGGAGGGGCAATTACTGGGTTACATTGTTTACAGCCGGGTGTTATCCGCCCAAAGCGGGTGGTTTCACGATCTGTCCAGGAAGAGAACGGATACCCCGAACGGAGTGATGCAGGCTATCAACGTGGAAGCCATGGAGATTATAAGGAGGAGTGAAGAAGAGAATGCGGACTGGTTGCACTTCGGTTTTACCCCTCTGGCCGATATTCCTGATCCCGATTCTGTATCAAAAGAGCTGCAATCACCAGTGTTCGCCTCCGTGGTCGGAATCTTGGCCCGCCATGGCGGTGTCGTGTATCCGGCCCGTACCCAGCGACAGTACAAGATGGGCTGGCGACCGCAGCAAATCGAGCCGGAATATTTTGCCTTCCCCAAAGGGAAGGCCATGAAATCTCTCTGGGGTTTGTTGAGAGCGACTAATAGTCTGTGAAAAACAATTATAAAAAAGGATTGAGACCGATGCTGTCGACAGTGAGAGACTACATAGCCTGGCTATACTGGCCGCGCCGTTTTTTTTCCATGCGGGGTAAACAATCATGGCTGAAAGTTCCGGGGTGGGAAACCCTGGCTTTTATCGATCAACCCGGTGAACTGGAGGCGGTACGCAAGCAAACCGGCGACATGTTTCTGGGAGGTCAGGGCAATACCTTTCTGGGTATGGTGCTGGGTTCACAAAGCGTGTTCCTGCTGGATCATGACCGCCACAAAATGGCCCGCCGTATTCTGGCTCCTCCTCTATCCCATACCCTTAGCCGACAGTTCCAGCCGGTGATTGATGACATTATTGCCGAGGAACTGCCGAAACTGAGTGTAAACCGGAATATTAACATCGGTACCTGGTCTCGCTACCTGACCATGCGCATCCTCGGGAAAATGGTACTGGGCCTGGAACGGAAGGAGGATATCGACCGTCTGTTTCGCAAGTTTGAAGCGACCACCGGGCTACTGGCCAATATTGTTAGTTACTGCAGCTATTTCTGGGAGGATAGGCGGCTGACTCCCGGCGGTTATGCCGCATACCTCGTCAGGCAGATCGACAGGGAAATATATTCTGTTATCCACCCAGCTAGGGAATCTTACCGTGACAACCCTGAAGCCGACCTGCCACCGGTTCTGCTGGCTCTGATCCGGGGACAGAAGGAGTACCAGTACGATGACGGTTTTATTCGGGACAATCTCGTATCCCTGCTGGCAGCCGGCTACGACACCACCGGATGCGCCTTAAGCTGGTCGTTGTTCTGGGCGGGAAAGGAGACGGGTATCTTCGCCCGTTTCTGCCGCGCCTGGCGAAAAGGAGACGAAAAACCTCTTAAGGCCTTTCGGGACGAGGTGCTGCGCTACTGCCCGCCGGTGGAAATTCTGCCCCGGCGAATTGATCCGGAAAAGGTGTCCGAAGCGCGTAGTGTTATTCCTTCGGTTAGCGAAGCTTTCAACCAGGCCGGTGAGCAGGGCCCCATGGTCTGCCCCTTTGTACACCGGGCTCATCATAATCCCGATATTTACCAAAATCCTGATCGCTTTGATCCGCAGCGATTCCTTCAGCATTCCCATCGGGTTCAGGAGTATTTTCCCTTTGGTACGGGCCGGAGGATCTGTGTCGGAATGCATTACGGAAAACTGATTATGGATCGGGTGCTGGGCACGTTGGCTGATCGGAATATGGCCATGAAAATCCGGAAACGA contains these protein-coding regions:
- a CDS encoding cytochrome P450, coding for MLSTVRDYIAWLYWPRRFFSMRGKQSWLKVPGWETLAFIDQPGELEAVRKQTGDMFLGGQGNTFLGMVLGSQSVFLLDHDRHKMARRILAPPLSHTLSRQFQPVIDDIIAEELPKLSVNRNINIGTWSRYLTMRILGKMVLGLERKEDIDRLFRKFEATTGLLANIVSYCSYFWEDRRLTPGGYAAYLVRQIDREIYSVIHPARESYRDNPEADLPPVLLALIRGQKEYQYDDGFIRDNLVSLLAAGYDTTGCALSWSLFWAGKETGIFARFCRAWRKGDEKPLKAFRDEVLRYCPPVEILPRRIDPEKVSEARSVIPSVSEAFNQAGEQGPMVCPFVHRAHHNPDIYQNPDRFDPQRFLQHSHRVQEYFPFGTGRRICVGMHYGKLIMDRVLGTLADRNMAMKIRKRRFQPVRRNVSIWPAFFLYGRAWKDKERKQGECQSPAG
- a CDS encoding DUF2156 domain-containing protein, which codes for MTDVVEALSENGQGRQVEDSRERECCRDRDHWISSYGKHPLSPLLYNRDIRLFFPEEPEQGCLGYFVHQKIRFVIGGLLCAPERKPALLDAWLTRVKRQGKITVFLHADPEDYRLLAERGYYINRIGSSYSIDLRKYSLAGKRFQQLRNKVNKSRKAGVTVRLIDNRDDFFAILPEMKRINSEWLADKKTKLLKHLVTGFSGIRIPSSRYRLLVAEREGQLLGYIVYSRVLSAQSGWFHDLSRKRTDTPNGVMQAINVEAMEIIRRSEEENADWLHFGFTPLADIPDPDSVSKELQSPVFASVVGILARHGGVVYPARTQRQYKMGWRPQQIEPEYFAFPKGKAMKSLWGLLRATNSL